The genome window GGCGAGCGCCGCCGACCGCGTCATCAGCTTCTTCGACGGGCGGATCGTCGACGACGCGGAGCTGGACGCCGCACCGCCGCGCCGGGCCGGGACCTCCGGTGTGTCCGGCGTGCTGGAGTTGAAGGACTGAGTGCGGTGTACGACCACCTGACCTGCTCGGGCGCCGTCCCAGGGCACAGGGGCTGAGGCCCGTGCGAGCCACCCTGCGCTGGGCGCACTCCGATCTGCGCACACACCGCGGTGAGGCACTGTTCATGGTGCTCGCCACCGCCGGCATCGTCGCCTCCCTGCTGCTGGCCACGGCCCTGTTCGGGTACGCCACCAACCCCTGGCAGCGCGTCTTCACGCAGGCGCGCGGCGCGCACGTGTGGATCCACACCGCCCGCTCCGCCGACGCGGCCACCCTCGCCCATCTGGACGGCGTCGAATCCGTCGCCGGGCCCTACCCGACCGAGTCCGCGACCCTCCTCTCCCGTGGCACCCGCGCCTCCGTCGAACTGCGTGCCACCCCCGGGCGGCCCTCCGTCGGCCGGCCGCTGCTCACCTCGGGTCACTGGCTGGATCCCGCTGACCCGGGCGGCGTGGTGCTGGAGAGCCGGCTCGCCCGGGCGTTGCTGGCCGAGCCGGGGGACACCCTGACGGTGGCCGGTACGGCCCGGACACTGACCGTGGTGGGCATCGCGGACAGCGCCGAACCCCGCTACCGCCCCGGTGAACAGCCCGGACTCGTCTGGGCCCTGCCGTCCGCCGTGCGCGATGCCGGCGGAGAGGTGACCGGGCTGCGCCTGTCCGACCCCGACGACACGGACTACGCCGTCCAGCGCGCCGTCACGGTGCTGGGAGCCGGCGCGGTCACCGAGGTCTCGACCTGGCAGCAGGCGCGCGCCGAGGCGCAGGGCGACAACCGGCTGCTGGGGCAGGTCCTCGGCCTGTTCGGTCTGGGTGCACTGGTGGCCGCCGGGTTCGCCGTGCACGGGGCGATCGGCACCCGGGTGCGGGGGCATCTGCGGGACATCTCGGTGCTGAAGGCGATCGGTTTCACACCCGGCCAGGTCGTCCGCGTCTTCCTGCTCCAGCACGTGGCCTACGCCCTGCTCGGCGCGGTGGCCGCGGCCGCGCTCACCCAGGGGCTGGGCCGCCGGATCCCGGGGCGCTTCGGGGACGCGGTCGGCGTGTGGCAGGGGCTGCCGGGACACACTGTGGTGCTGTTCGCCGTCCCGGCCGGAGCGGTGCTGTTCATCGCCGCCACCACCGGGCTCGCGGCCTGGCGGGCGGGACGGGTGCCTCCGGTGCCGGTGCCACGGCCCGCGGCCCCGGCCGGCGGACGTCTGACGGCCCTGGCGCGCGGCGCCCTCGGTCTGCGGCTGCCGCCCGCGCTGGTCCTGGGCTGGCACCGGGCGTTCGCACGCCGTCCCCGGTCGTTGGCCACGGTCGCCCGGCTCGCCCTGCCGCTGCTGCTGATCGTGGTGGCGATGAGCGCGTGGACCACCATCGACCGCTTCCATTCGAGGCCCGACGAGGTCGGCCTCGCCGCCGCCCTCACCGTGCGCCCCGACAGCGGTCTCGGCGAGGCGGCCACGCGCGCCCTGCTGGAACACGAGCGGCACATCGCCGACGCCTACCCGGGCGTCGAGGTGGCCGCCCTGGTGCCGGGCCAGACGGCCACCATCGCCCTGCGGGGCCTGGGCACCCGCCAGAACCCCTACCCCTACGCCCTCGCCGAGGGCCGTCCCGCGCGGGGCCCCGACGAGGCCGTGGCCGGGCAGGGGCTGCTCGACCTGCTGGACGTGCGGGTCGGCGACTGGGTCCGGATGACGGTGGGCGACCAGCCGCAGATCCTGCACATAGTGGGCCGCAGCATCGAACCGGAGAACGCCGGCCGGGTCATCTCCACCTCGCTCGACACCCTCCGCGAGAACGACCCGGGCCTGCGTCCGACCCTCTACGAGCTCCGGCTGCGCCCGGGCGCCGATCCGCACCAGGTCGCCGGCGACCTGGCCAGGGCCGCCCACGGGCACCTGGACGTGCACCCGGTGGTGAACCCCGCGGACGGTCTCTCCCCGCTGCGCGGAGTCGTCGCCGGACTGATCGCCGTGCTCGCGCTCATCGGGATCGTCGAACTGCTGACCGCGATCGGCGGCACCGTCCGCGAGGGCGAACGGGACCTCCTGGCGCTCAAGGCGATCGGCCTGTCCCCACGGCAGATCACCGCGATCACGGTCACGGCCACCGCCTGCACAGCTCTGGCCGCGGTGGTCGTCGGTACGGCGCTGGGTCTGCCCCTCGCCCACTGGCTGATCGACGCCCAGGGCCGCTCCAGCGGCATCGGCGCCGGGCTGGCCCGGGGCCCCTCCCCCGTCCTCCTGCTGCTGTTCGGGGCCGCGGCCATGGCGGGAGCCGCCGCGCTCGCCGCCCTGCCCGCGGCCCGCGCGGCCCGCCGCCGGCTCGCGGACACCTTGAGCGCGGTGGCCTGAGCACGACGGCCTGAGCGGGGAGTCGGGGGCCGGTAGCCAGGGGGCAGCGGGAGCGGACGGACGTGCCGCCCGCCCCCTTGCCGTCGCTCTAACGACCGCGCCATTCCCGGTACTTGGCGACCAGGGCCTTGCTGGACTCGTCCAGGCCCGGTACTTCGGCGCCCTCGGTCAGCGCGGGCTCGACGCGCTTGGCGAGCACCTTGCCGAGTTCGACACCCCACTGGTCGAAGGAGTCGATGTTCCAGATCGCGCCCTGGACGAACACCTTGTGCTCGTAGAGGGCGATGAGCTGGCCGAGGACCGACGGGGTCAGCTCCTTGGCGAGGATGGTGGTGGTCGGGTGGTTGCCCTTGAACGTCTTGTGGGGCACCAGCTCCTCCGGCACACCCTCCGCGCGCACCTCGTCCGGGGTCTTGCCGAAGGCCAGTGCCTGGGTCTGGGCGAAGAAGTTCGCCATCAACAGGTCGTGCTGGGCCTTCAACTCGTCGGCGAGCTCGGCGACCGGCTCGGCGAAGCCGATGAAGTCGGCCGGGATCAGCTTGGTGCCCTGGTGGATGAGCTGGTAGTAGGCGTGCTGCCCGTTGGTGCCCGGGGTGCCCCAGACGACGGGGCCGGTCTGCCATTCGACCTCGCGCCCGTCCCGGGCGACGTACTTGCCGTTGGACTCCATGTCCAGCTGCTGGAGGTACGCGGTGAACTTGGACAGGTAGTGGGAGTAGGGCAGCACGGCGTGCGACTGGGCGTCGTGGAAGTTGCCGTACCAGATGCCGAGCAGCCCGAGCAGCAGCGGCACGTTGGACTCGGCGGGCGCGGTCCTGAAGTGCTCGTCGACGGTGCGGAAGCCGTCGAGCATCTCGCGGAAGCGGTCCGGGCCGATGGCGACCATCAGGGACAGGCCGATCGCCGAGTCGTAGGAGTAGCGGCCGCCGACCCAGTCCCAGAACTCGAACATGTTGGCCGGGTCGATGCCGAAGTCCTCGACCTTCTCGGCGTTCGTCGACAGCGCCACGAAGTGCTTGGCGACCGCCTCCTGGCCGGCCTTCAGCTCGCCCAGCAGCCACTTGCGGGCCGAGGTCGCGTTGGTGATCGTCTCGATCGTGGTGAAGGTCTTGGAGGCGATGATGAACAGCGTCTCCGCCGCGTCCAGGTCGCGGGTGGCCTCGTGCAGGTCGGCGCCGTCCACGTTGGACACGAAGCGGACCGTCAGGCCGCGGTCGGTGTAGGCGTGCAGCGCCTCGTACGCCATCGCGGGGCCCAGGTCGGAACCGCCGATGCCGATGTTGACGACGTTCTTGATGCGCTTGCCGGTGTGACCGGTCCACTCGCCGGAGCGAACCCGGTTCGCGAAGTCGGTCATCTTGTCGAGCACCGCGTGCACCTTGGGCACCACGTTCTCGCCGTCGACCTCGATCACCGCGTCCCGGGGCGCGCGCAGGGCGGTGTGCAGGACCGCGCGCTTCTCAGTGGTGTTGATCTTCTCGCCGCGGAACATGGCGTCCCTGAGACCGAAGACGTCCCGCGCGGCGGCCAGTTCGCGCAGCAGCCGCAGCGTCTCGTCGGTGACCAGGTGCTTGGAGTAGTCGACGTGCAGATCGCCGACCTGGAGCGCGTACCCGCTGCCGCGGCCCGGGTCCGCCGCGAACAACTCGCGCAGCCGCACCTCGCCGAGCTCCTCGCGGTGCTTGGCCAGAGCGGTCCACTCGGGCGTCTGGTTGAGCCTGGTACGGCTGTCTGCGTTCATCTGAGAGTTCAGCCTTCTTCCTTGCCTGTGCTGCTGCGTAGCTCGCTCCGCTGCCGGTCCCAACCTAATTGATCCCGGTGCGGCCTGACCTCTTGTCACGCCGTCCTGCGGGGCAACAACAGGTACGTCCGCCTTGCGCGCGTGTGTCAACGAGGTGACAGCGAGCGCGAAGAGCGCGGCGGTGAGCAGCGCCGGCCCGTTCAGGCCGTATGTCCGTGCCACGGCTCCGCCGAGCAGGGCGCCGAGCGGGGCGCCCGACGTGGAGGCGGTGCGGAAGGCGGCGGCGATACGGCCCACCATGGCCTCGGGGCTACGGTGCTGCATCAGGGTGACCTGGTTGACGTTCCACACCATGCCCATGGCGCCGAACAGCAGCATGCCCGCGAGCAGCGCTCCTGTGTGGCGGACGGTCCCGATGAGCAGCAGGGACGCCGTCTGGACGCAGCCGGCGACGAGCAGGGCGCGCAGGCGTCCGGTGCGGTGCGCGATCCGCTGGGCGGCGAATCCACCGATGAGGCTGCCTGCCGAGTACGCCGTCATCGCGGCCGCGTATCCGGCGTCGCCCGCGTGCAGCCAGCGCGTCACGTGCAGCACCAGCGTGGCGATCAAGGCGCCCATGCCGATGTTGCACAGCAGCGTGGCCAGGCAGGCCGCGCGCAGCACCCGGTCCTGCCACAGGGCGCGCAGCCCGTCGCCGATCTCGACACGCAGGGTGCTGCTGGACGGGCGCGGCTC of Streptomyces cynarae contains these proteins:
- a CDS encoding ABC transporter permease — its product is MRATLRWAHSDLRTHRGEALFMVLATAGIVASLLLATALFGYATNPWQRVFTQARGAHVWIHTARSADAATLAHLDGVESVAGPYPTESATLLSRGTRASVELRATPGRPSVGRPLLTSGHWLDPADPGGVVLESRLARALLAEPGDTLTVAGTARTLTVVGIADSAEPRYRPGEQPGLVWALPSAVRDAGGEVTGLRLSDPDDTDYAVQRAVTVLGAGAVTEVSTWQQARAEAQGDNRLLGQVLGLFGLGALVAAGFAVHGAIGTRVRGHLRDISVLKAIGFTPGQVVRVFLLQHVAYALLGAVAAAALTQGLGRRIPGRFGDAVGVWQGLPGHTVVLFAVPAGAVLFIAATTGLAAWRAGRVPPVPVPRPAAPAGGRLTALARGALGLRLPPALVLGWHRAFARRPRSLATVARLALPLLLIVVAMSAWTTIDRFHSRPDEVGLAAALTVRPDSGLGEAATRALLEHERHIADAYPGVEVAALVPGQTATIALRGLGTRQNPYPYALAEGRPARGPDEAVAGQGLLDLLDVRVGDWVRMTVGDQPQILHIVGRSIEPENAGRVISTSLDTLRENDPGLRPTLYELRLRPGADPHQVAGDLARAAHGHLDVHPVVNPADGLSPLRGVVAGLIAVLALIGIVELLTAIGGTVREGERDLLALKAIGLSPRQITAITVTATACTALAAVVVGTALGLPLAHWLIDAQGRSSGIGAGLARGPSPVLLLLFGAAAMAGAAALAALPAARAARRRLADTLSAVA
- the pgi gene encoding glucose-6-phosphate isomerase codes for the protein MNADSRTRLNQTPEWTALAKHREELGEVRLRELFAADPGRGSGYALQVGDLHVDYSKHLVTDETLRLLRELAAARDVFGLRDAMFRGEKINTTEKRAVLHTALRAPRDAVIEVDGENVVPKVHAVLDKMTDFANRVRSGEWTGHTGKRIKNVVNIGIGGSDLGPAMAYEALHAYTDRGLTVRFVSNVDGADLHEATRDLDAAETLFIIASKTFTTIETITNATSARKWLLGELKAGQEAVAKHFVALSTNAEKVEDFGIDPANMFEFWDWVGGRYSYDSAIGLSLMVAIGPDRFREMLDGFRTVDEHFRTAPAESNVPLLLGLLGIWYGNFHDAQSHAVLPYSHYLSKFTAYLQQLDMESNGKYVARDGREVEWQTGPVVWGTPGTNGQHAYYQLIHQGTKLIPADFIGFAEPVAELADELKAQHDLLMANFFAQTQALAFGKTPDEVRAEGVPEELVPHKTFKGNHPTTTILAKELTPSVLGQLIALYEHKVFVQGAIWNIDSFDQWGVELGKVLAKRVEPALTEGAEVPGLDESSKALVAKYREWRGR